In Kogia breviceps isolate mKogBre1 chromosome 19, mKogBre1 haplotype 1, whole genome shotgun sequence, a single genomic region encodes these proteins:
- the POLR2A gene encoding DNA-directed RNA polymerase II subunit RPB1 isoform X3, which translates to MHGGGPPSGDSACPLRTIKRVQFGVLSPDELKRMSVTEGGIKYPETTEGGRPKLGGLMDPRQGVIERTGRCQTCAGNMTECPGHFGHIELAKPVFHVGFLVKTMKVLRCVCFFCSKLLVDSNNPKIKDILAKSKGQPKKRLTHVYDLCKGKNICEGGEEMDNKFGVEQPEGDEDLSKEKGHGGCGRYQPRIRRSGLELYAEWKHVNEDSQEKKILLSPERVHEIFKRISDEECFVLGMEPRYARPEWMIVTVLPVPPLSVRPAVVMQGSARNQDDLTHKLADIVKINNQLRRNEQNGAAAHVIAEDVKLLQFHVATMVDNELPGLPRAMQKSGRPLKSLKQRLKGKEGRVRGNLMGKRVDFSARTVITPDPNLSIDQVGVPRSIAANMTFAEIVTPFNIDRLQELVRRGNSQYPGAKYIIRDNGDRIDLRFHPKPSDLHLQTGYKVERHMCDGDIVIFNRQPTLHKMSMMGHRVRILPWSTFRLNLSVTTPYNADFDGDEMNLHLPQSLETRAEIQELAMVPRMIVTPQSNRPVMGIVQDTLTAVRKFTKRDVFLERGEVMNLLMFLSTWDGKVPQPAILKPRPLWTGKQIFSLIIPGHINCIRTHSTHPDDEDSGPYKHISPGDTKVVVENGELIMGILCKKSLGTSAGSLVHISYLEMGHDITRLFYSNIQTVINNWLLIEGHTIGIGDSIADSKTYQDIQNTIKKAKQDVIEVIEKAHNNELEPTPGNTLRQTFENQVNRILNDARDKTGSSAQKSLSEYNNFKSMVVSGAKGSKINISQVIAVVGQQNVEGKRIPFGFKHRTLPHFIKDDYGPESRGFVENSYLAGLTPTEFFFHAMGGREGLIDTAVKTAETGYIQRRLIKSMESVMVKYDATVRNSINQVVQLRYGEDGLAGESVEFQNLATLKPSNKAFEKKFRFDYTNERALRRTLQEDVVKDVLSNAHIQNELEREFERMREDREVLRVIFPTGDSKVVLPCNLLRMIWNAQKIFHINPRLPSDLHPIKVVEGVKELSKKLVIVNGDDPLSRQAQENATLLFNIHLRSTLCSRRMAEEFRLSGEAFDWLLGEIESKFNQAIDILCRLEHTTLRKVTANTAIYYDPNPQSTVVAEDQEWVNVYYEMPDFDVARISPWLLRVELDRKHMTDRKLTMEQIAEKINAGFGDDLNCIFNDDNAEKLVLRIRIMNSDENKMQEEEEVVDKMDDDVFLRCIESNMLTDMTLQGIEQISKVYMHLPQTDNKKKIIITEDGEFKALQEWILETDGVSLMRVLSEKDVDPVRTTSNDIVEIFTVLGIEAVRKALERELYHVISFDGSYVNYRHLALLCDTMTCRGHLMAITRHGVNRQDTGPLMKCSFEETVDVLMEAAAHGESDPMKGVSENIMLGQLAPAGTGCFDLLLDAEKCKYGMEIPTNIPGLGAAGPTGMFFGSAPSPMGGISPAMTPWNQGATPAYGAWSPSVGSGMTPGAAGFSPSAASDASGFSPGYSPAWSPTPGSPGSPGPSSPYIPSPGGAMSPSYSPTSPAYEPRSPGGYTPQSPSYSPTSPSYSPTSPSYSPTSPNYSPTSPSYSPTSPSYSPTSPSYSPTSPSYSPTSPSYSPTSPSYSPTSPSYSPTSPSYSPTSPSYSPTSPSYSPTSPSYSPTSPSYSPTSPSYSPTSPSYSPTSPSYSPTSPNYSPTSPNYTPTSPSYSPTSPSYSPTSPNYTPTSPNYSPTSPSYSPTSPSYSPTSPSYSPSSPRYTPQSPTYTPSSPSYSPSSPSYSPTSPKYTPTSPSYSPSSPEYTPTSPKYSPTSPKYSPTSPKYSPTSPTYSPTTPKYSPTSPTYSPTSPVYTPTSPKYSPTSPTYSPTSPKYSPTSPTYSPTSPKGSTYSPTSPGYSPTSPTYSLTSPAISPDDSDEEN; encoded by the exons ATGCATGGGGGTGGCCCCCCCTCCGGGGACAGCGCATGCCCGCTGCGCACCATCAAGAGAGTGCAGTTCGGAGTCCTCAGTCCGGATGAACTG AAACGAATGTCTGTGACAGAGGGCGGCATCAAATACCCAGAGACCACTGAGGGAGGCCGCCCCAAGCTTGGGGGGCTGATGGATCCGAGGCAGGGGGTGATTGAGAGGACTGGCCGCTGCCAAACCTGTGCAG GAAACATGACAGAGTGTCCTGGCCACTTTGGCCACATTGAGCTGGCCAAGCCTGTGTTCCATGTCGGCTTCCTGGTCAAGACAATGAAAGTGCTGCGCTGCGTCTGCTTCTTCTGCTCCAAACTGCTTGTGGACTCt AACAACCCAAAGATCAAGGACATTTTGGCTAAGTCCAAGGGGCAGCCCAAGAAGCGGCTCACACACGTCTATGACCTCTGCAAGGGCAAAAACATCTGCGAGGGCGGGGAGGAGATGGACAACAAGTTCGGCGTGGAGCAGCCTGAGGGCGATGAGGATCTGAGCAAAGAAAAG GGCCATGGCGGCTGTGGACGGTACCAGCCCAGGATCCGGCGCTCTGGCCTGGAGCTGTATGCGGAGTGGAAGCACGTCAACGAGGACTCTCAGGAGAAGAAGATCCTGCTGAGTCCTGAGCGGGTGCACGAGATCTTCAAACGCATCTCGGATGAGGAGTGCTTCGTCCTGGGCATGGAGCCCCGCTACGCCCGGCCCGAGTGGATGATCGTCACCGTGCTGCCTGTGCCCCCGCTCTCCGTGCGGCCCGCCGTTGTGATGCAGGGCTCCGCCCGCAACCAG GATGACCTGACGCACAAACTGGCCGACATCGTGAAGATCAACAATCAGCTTCGGCGCAACGAGCAGAACGGCGCGGCCGCCCACGTCATCGCTGAGGACGTGAAGCTCCTCCAGTTCCACGTGGCCACCATGGTGGACAACGAGCTGCCTGGCTTGCCTCGT GCCATGCAGAAGTCTGGGCGTCCCCTCAAGTCCCTGAAGCAGCGGTTGAAGGGCAAGGAAGGCCGTGTGCGTGGGAACCTGATGGGCAAGCGGGTGGACTTCTCGGCCCGCACTGTCATCACCCCCGACCCCAACCTCTCCATCGACCAGGTTGGCGTGCCTCGCTCCATCGCCGCCAATATGACCTTTGCGGAGATCGTCACCCCCTTCAACATTGACAG ACTTCAGGAACTAGTGCGCAGGGGGAACAGCCAGTACCCAGGGGCTAAGTACATCATCCGGGACAACGGTGATCGCATTGACCTGCGTTTCCACCCCAAGCCCAGTGACCTTCACCTGCAGACTGGCTATAAG GTGGAACGGCACATGTGCGATGGGGACATCGTTATCTTCAACCGGCAGCCGACTTTGCACAAGATGTCCATGATGGGACATCGGGTTCGCATCCTGCCCTGGTCTACTTTTCGCTTGAACCTTAG CGTAACGACTCCGTACAATGCCGATTTTGATGGGGACGAGATGAACTTGCACCTGCCGCAGTCCCTGGAGACGCGGGCTGAGATCCAGGAGCTCGCCATGGTGCCACGCATGATCGTCACCCCCCAGAGCAACCGCCCGGTCATGGGCATCGTGCAGGACACGCTGACCGCAGTGCGCAAATTCACCAAGAGGGACGTTTTCCTGGAGCGG GGGGAGGTGATGAACCTCCTGATGTTCCTGTCCACGTGGGATGGCAAGGTCCCACAGCCAGCCATCCTGAAGCCCCGGCCCCTGTGGACAGGGAAGCAGATCTTCTCCCTCATCATACCTGGCCACATCAACTGTATCCGCACCCACAGCACCCATCCCGACGATGAGGATAGTGGCCCTTACAAGCACATCTCTCCTGGGGACACCAAG GTGGTGGTGGAGAACGGGGAGCTGATCATGGGCATCCTGTGTAAGAAGTCTTTGGGCACATCAGCTGGCTCCCTGGTCCACATCTCTTACCTAGAGATGGGTCATGACATCACCCGCCTCTTCTACTCCAACATTCAGACTGTCATTAACAACTGGCTCCTCATTGAGG GTCATACCATTGGCATTGGGGACTCCATTGCTGATTCTAAGACTTACCAAGACATTCAGAACACTATTAAGAAGGCCAAGCAGGATGTAATAGAG GTCATCGAGAAGGCACATAACAACGAGCTGGAGCCCACCCCGGGGAACACTCTGCGGCAGACCTTTGAGAACCAGGTGAACCGCATTCTCAACGACGCCCGAGACAAGACTGGCTCCTCTGCCCAGAAATCCCTGTCTGAATACAACAACTTTAAGTCAATGGTTGTGTCCGGGGCTAAAGGTTCCAAGATCAACATCTCCCAG GTCATTGCTGTCGTCGGGCAGCAGAACGTGGAGGGCAAGCGGATCCCGTTTGGGTTCAAGCACCGGACTCTGCCTCACTTCATCAAAGATGACTACGGGCCTGAGAGCCGCGGCTTTGTGGAGAACTCCTACCTGGCCGGCCTCACGCCCACCGAGTTCTTCTTCCATGCCATGGGGGGTCGCGAGGGGCTCATTGACACAGCTGTCAAGACTGCCGAGACTG GATACATCCAGCGGCGGCTGATCAAATCCATGGAGTCGGTGATGGTGAAGTACGATGCCACCGTGCGGAACTCCATCAATCAGGTGGTGCAGCTGCGCTACGGCGAAGACGGCCTGGCGGGCGAGAGCGTTGAGTTCCAGAACCTGGCTACCCTCAAGCCTTCCAACAAGGCTTTCGAGAAGAA GTTCCGCTTTGATTATACCAATGAGAGGGCCCTGCGGCGCACCCTGCAGGAGGACGTGGTGAAGGACGTGCTGAGCAACGCACACATTCAGAATGAGCTGGAGCGCGAATTTGAGCGCATGCGTGAGGACCGGGAGGTGCTCAGGGTCATCTTCCCGACTGGTGACAGCAAG gtTGTCCTCCCCTGTAACCTGCTGCGCATGATCTGGAACGCTCAGAAGATCTTCCACATCAACCCTCGCCTCCCCTCTGACCTGCACCCCATCAAGGTGGTAGAGG GTGTCAAGGAGCTGAGCAAGAAGCTGGTGATTGTGAATGGGGACGACCCACTGAGCCGGCAGGCCCAGGAGAACGCCACCCTGCTCTTCAACATCCACCTGCGGTCCACGCTGTGCTCCCGCCGCATGGCCGAGGAGTTTCGGCTCAGCGGAGAGGCCTTCGACTGGCTGCTCGGAGAGATCGAGTCCAAGTTCAACCAAGCCATT GATATTCTGTGCCGCCTGGAACATACAACGTTGAGGAAGGTGACTGCCAACACAGCCATCTACTATGACCCCAACCCCCAGAGCACGGTGGTGGCAGAGGATCAGGAGTGGGTGAATGTCTACTACGAGATGCCCGACTTTGATGTGGCCCGAATCTCCCCCTGGCTTTTGCGGGTGGAGCTGGACCGGAAGCACATGACTGATCGGAAGCTGACCATGGAGCAGATTGCCGAAAAGATCAATGCTG GTTTCGGTGACGACTTGAATTGCATCTTTAACGATGATAATGCAGAGAAGCTGGTGCTCCGTATCCGCATCATGAACAGTGATGAGAACAAGATGCAAGAG GAAGAAGAGGTGGTGGACAAGATGGACGACGACGTCTTCCTGCGCTGCATCGAGTCCAACATGCTGACAGATATGACCCTGCAGGGCATCGAGCAGATCAGCAAG GTGTACATGCACTTGCCGCAGACAGACAACAAGAAGAAGATCATCATCACAGAGGACGGGGAGTTCAAGGCCTTGCAGGAGTGGATCCTGGAGACGGATGGCGTGAGCCTCATGCGGGTGCTGAGCGAGAAGGACGTGGACCCTGTGCGCACCACGTCCAATGACATCGTGGAGATCTTCACG GTGCTGGGCATAGAAGCCGTGCGGAAGGCCCTGGAGCGGGAGCTGTACCACGTCATCTCCTTCGATGGTTCCTACGTCAATTACCGGCACTTGGCTCTTCTGTGTGATACCATGACCTGTCGTGGCCACTTGATGGCCATCACCCGACACGGAGTCAACCGCCAGGATACCGGACCTCTCATGAAGTGCTCCTTTGAGGAAACG GTGGATGTGCTTATGGAAGCAGCTGCACATGGAGAGAGCGACCCCATGAAGGGGGTGTCTGAGAACATCATGCTGGGTCAGCTGGCTCCAGCCGGCACTGGCTGTTTTGACCTCCTGCTCGATGCGGAGAAGTGCAAGTATGGCATGGAGATCCCCACCAACATCCCTGGCTTGGGGGCTGCTGGAC CCACCGGCATGTTCTTCGGCTCGGCCCCCAGTCCCATGGGAGGAATTTCTCCAGCCATGACACCCTGGAACCAGGGTGCAACCCCAGCCTACGGCGCCTGGTCCCCCAGTGTTG GGAGCGGGATGACCCCGGGGGCAGCAGGCTTCTCTCCCAGTGCTGCTTCAGATGCCAGTGGCTTCAGCCCTGGTTACTCCCCGGCCTGGTCTCCCACGCCGGGTTCCCCGGGCTCCCCAGGCCCCTCAAGCCCTTATATCCCCTCACCAG GGGGTGCCATGTCTCCCAGCTACTCCCCGACATCGCCTGCCTACGAGCCCCGCTCCCCTGGGGGCTACACGCCCCAGAGTCCCTCTTACTCGCCCACTTCACCCTCCTACTCCCCTACGTCTCCATCCTATTCTCCAACCAGCCCCAACTACAGCCCCACGTCGCCCAGCTACTCCCCGACCTCGCCCAGCTACTCCCCGACCTCGCCCAGCTACTCGCCCACCTCCCCCAGCTACTCGCCCACCTCCCCCAGCTACTCGCCCACCTCCCCCAGCtactctcccacctcccccagctACTCGCCCACCTCCCCCAGCTACTCGCCCACCTCCCCCAGCTACTCGCCCACCTCCCCCAGCTACTCGCCCACCTCTCCCAGCTACTCGCCCACCTCTCCCAGCTACTCGCCGACATCTCCAAGCTATTCGCCGACATCACCAAGCTACTCACCAACTTCCCCAAGTTACTCGCCCACCAGCCCTAACTATTCTCCAACCAGTCCCAATTACACCCCAACGTCACCGAGCTATAGCCCAACGTCGCCTAGCTACTCACCTACTAGTCCCAACTACACACCAACGAGCCCCAACTACAGCCCAACCTCTCCAAGCTACTCTCCGACTTCACCCAGCTACTCCCCGACCTCACCAAGCTACTCCCCTTCGAGCCCACGATACACACCACAGTCTCCCACGTATACCCCGAGCTCACCCAGCTACAGCCCCAGCTCACCCAGCTACAGCCCAACCTCGCCGAAGTACACCCCAACCAGTCCTTCCTACAGCCCCAGCTCACCGGAGTACACCCCGACCTCTCCCAAGTACTCACCTACCAGCCCGAAATAttctcccacctcccccaagTACTCTCCGACCAGCCCCACGTACTCGCCCACCACTCCAAAATACTCGCCGACGTCTCCTACTTACTCACCAACCTCTCCGGTCTACACCCCAACCTCCCCCAAGTACTCGCCCACCAGCCCCACCTACTCGCCCACCTCCCCCAAGTACTCGCCCACCAGCCCCACCTACTCGCCCACCTCCCCCAAAGGCTCCACCTACTCGCCCACCTCCCCTGGCTACTCGCCCACCAGCCCCACCTATAGCCTCACCAGCCCAGCCATCAGTCCCGATGACAGTGATGAGGAGAACTGA